The following are encoded together in the Capsulimonas corticalis genome:
- a CDS encoding Lrp/AsnC family transcriptional regulator, translating to MSTLAPSVEEDVPVRIDDPINAAILAVSEDSIQGFLPDPFEQIALQSGVAVDTVIERIRAMVKSGTIRRVRQTLMATNLAPGALVAWQLPEEKLSAAFDYLFQQDPFSGHVVIRTTDAATPGSNYRLWTTLKVPQGYSLKAHCDYLKRQIGADHYRIMPAKRLFALGVGHVRRKGMEPGSKAEELANVLDTNIVELSELEWRVLVALKREFEPSEIRRDLWAARADEAGVDLDTFYRIGTELNERRVIGRFSTFLEHVKPVAGNQRVTRYNALFHWAVPEGREIEAGREVGRFHIMTHAYWREGGAEFKDVNVMGVAHGTEKEMVLAHKAAIDAHLESVGIPVSYTNVFWGGRSEIKPSEISPIAYREFLDAAGIDEESMRA from the coding sequence ATGAGTACACTGGCGCCCTCCGTCGAAGAAGACGTTCCTGTGCGGATCGACGATCCGATCAACGCCGCGATTCTCGCGGTTTCCGAGGATTCTATCCAAGGCTTTCTCCCTGACCCCTTTGAACAGATCGCGCTCCAATCCGGAGTCGCCGTCGATACCGTGATCGAGCGGATTCGGGCGATGGTGAAGTCGGGGACGATCCGTCGCGTGCGGCAGACGCTGATGGCGACGAATCTGGCGCCGGGCGCGCTTGTGGCCTGGCAGCTTCCCGAAGAGAAGCTGAGCGCCGCGTTCGATTACCTCTTTCAGCAGGACCCATTTTCCGGCCACGTCGTCATTCGGACGACGGACGCCGCGACGCCGGGCTCCAACTATCGCCTGTGGACCACGCTCAAGGTTCCGCAGGGCTATTCCCTCAAGGCGCATTGCGATTATTTGAAGCGGCAAATCGGCGCGGATCACTATCGGATCATGCCCGCCAAGCGCTTGTTCGCGCTTGGGGTGGGGCATGTGCGCCGCAAGGGCATGGAGCCGGGCAGCAAGGCCGAGGAGCTCGCGAACGTGCTGGACACGAATATCGTGGAGCTGAGCGAGCTGGAGTGGCGCGTGCTGGTGGCGCTGAAGCGTGAGTTTGAGCCAAGCGAGATTCGGCGCGATCTGTGGGCGGCCCGCGCCGACGAAGCCGGCGTGGACCTCGATACGTTCTATCGGATCGGAACCGAGCTGAATGAGCGACGGGTGATTGGGCGTTTCTCCACGTTTCTGGAGCATGTGAAGCCCGTCGCCGGTAACCAGCGCGTCACGCGCTACAATGCGCTGTTCCACTGGGCCGTGCCCGAAGGACGCGAGATTGAGGCGGGGCGCGAAGTTGGACGGTTCCACATCATGACCCACGCTTACTGGCGCGAGGGCGGCGCGGAGTTCAAGGACGTCAATGTGATGGGCGTCGCGCACGGCACGGAAAAAGAGATGGTGCTGGCGCACAAAGCCGCCATCGACGCGCACCTGGAATCCGTGGGAATCCCGGTCAGCTACACGAACGTTTTCTGGGGCGGGCGCAGTGAAATCAAGCCGTCGGAGATTTCCCCGATTGCTTACCGTGAGTTTTTAGACGCTGCGGGAATTGACGAAGAAAGCATGCGCGCCTAG
- a CDS encoding deoxyguanosinetriphosphate triphosphohydrolase translates to MTHSSSSADALRPNQFREHQERLEDEVLSPYAVRSSQTQGRQNPEPLDPVRTEFQRDRDRILHSKAFRRLKHKTQVFIDPKEDHHRTRLTHTLEVSQIARTLARALRLNEDLTEAISLAHDLGHTPFGHGGEQALDEVLREYDPKGEFRHYDQSLRIVDVLERGGAGLNLTWEVRDGILGHSKGSKDLGIVEGTQLPSSLEGMCVRIADRIAYINHDIDDSVRAGVLRLEDLPQDALDVLGRSHSARIATMVMNVLESSVGAPEVKMTGVILDATNRLKDYMYANVYNMEVRGQIEMDKAQLMVKELFRLYMGQPHLFSEEEDLIRYDFDRLPTDEKLRAVTDFVAGMTDRYAVTTFQKHFVPSAWAY, encoded by the coding sequence ATGACCCATTCGAGTTCCTCGGCCGATGCGCTGCGGCCCAATCAATTTCGCGAACATCAGGAGCGGCTGGAAGACGAAGTGCTGTCTCCCTACGCCGTGCGCTCCAGCCAGACGCAGGGACGGCAAAACCCCGAACCGCTGGACCCGGTCCGCACCGAGTTTCAGCGGGACCGGGACCGGATCCTGCACTCCAAAGCCTTTCGACGCCTCAAGCACAAAACTCAAGTCTTTATCGATCCCAAGGAAGACCACCACCGCACCCGATTGACCCACACGCTGGAAGTCTCGCAGATCGCGCGGACTCTGGCGCGCGCCCTGCGTCTGAACGAAGATTTGACCGAAGCGATCTCACTCGCACACGATCTGGGCCATACCCCCTTCGGACACGGCGGCGAGCAGGCGCTCGACGAAGTCCTGCGCGAGTACGATCCCAAAGGTGAGTTTCGCCACTACGACCAGAGCCTGCGTATCGTCGACGTGCTGGAGCGGGGTGGGGCGGGGCTGAACCTGACCTGGGAAGTGCGTGACGGTATCTTAGGACACTCCAAGGGAAGCAAAGATCTGGGAATTGTCGAAGGCACGCAGCTGCCGTCGTCGCTTGAAGGCATGTGCGTGCGAATCGCGGACCGGATCGCCTATATCAATCACGACATCGACGACAGCGTGCGCGCCGGCGTGCTTCGGCTGGAAGATCTACCGCAGGATGCGCTCGATGTTCTGGGGCGCTCCCATTCGGCGCGCATCGCGACGATGGTGATGAACGTTCTGGAGAGCAGCGTCGGCGCGCCGGAAGTCAAAATGACCGGCGTTATCCTCGACGCCACGAACCGCCTCAAGGACTATATGTACGCGAATGTGTACAATATGGAAGTGCGCGGCCAGATCGAGATGGACAAGGCGCAGCTGATGGTGAAGGAGCTGTTCCGCCTGTACATGGGCCAGCCGCACCTCTTTTCGGAAGAAGAAGATTTGATCCGTTACGACTTCGACCGGCTGCCGACGGACGAGAAGCTGCGCGCCGTGACCGACTTCGTCGCGGGAATGACCGACCGCTACGCCGTGACGACGTTTCAAAAGCATTTCGTCCCTTCGGCGTGGGCTTACTGA
- the murA gene encoding UDP-N-acetylglucosamine 1-carboxyvinyltransferase: MPKIYTLGGNRLEGEVRISGSKNAALAILAATLLPSKGQTVLTNVPRISDVLTMIEMLKVLGVKAEFTSDSTVILDATNLTSSKAPHELIQKMRASFSVLGPLLARFGNASVALPGGCDIGARPVDYHIKGLERLGAKTTVEYGFVEASAPNGLRGADIYLDFPSVGATTHIMTAAALAEGITTISNAAEEPDVVATANLINQMGGRVRGAGTKEITIEGVKELHGTEFRVDPDRIEAGTFAVAAAITQGDLYLRGAIEEHTQPVMRKLAEAGVEIRFDDDGVRVRAPRTPLQAVHVSASPHPGFPTDMQPPLAALLTLANGTSSITETVYERRFKYIYELARMGANIKAEAGVAIIVGVPRLTGAPVAGSDLRATAALVLAGLAADGESEVSGIDFLDRGYEAFVEKLSAVGATVRREENDRAEAAETQPSGKVAGCSV; this comes from the coding sequence TTGCCCAAGATCTATACCCTCGGCGGGAACCGCCTCGAAGGAGAGGTCCGCATCAGTGGAAGCAAGAACGCGGCGCTGGCGATCCTGGCCGCGACGCTGCTTCCCAGCAAAGGACAAACCGTCCTGACCAATGTCCCGCGCATCAGCGATGTGCTGACCATGATCGAGATGCTCAAGGTTCTCGGGGTTAAGGCTGAGTTCACTTCCGATTCCACCGTCATACTCGACGCCACGAATTTGACTTCCAGCAAGGCGCCGCATGAACTGATCCAGAAGATGCGCGCGTCGTTCTCCGTCCTCGGGCCTTTGCTGGCCCGGTTCGGCAACGCCAGCGTCGCGCTGCCCGGCGGCTGCGACATCGGCGCCCGGCCCGTGGATTACCATATCAAGGGGCTGGAGCGGCTGGGTGCGAAGACCACGGTGGAGTACGGCTTCGTGGAGGCGTCCGCCCCGAACGGTCTGCGCGGCGCGGATATCTATCTGGACTTCCCCAGCGTCGGCGCAACCACGCACATCATGACCGCCGCCGCTCTGGCCGAGGGGATCACCACGATCTCCAACGCCGCCGAGGAGCCGGACGTCGTGGCGACCGCGAACCTCATCAATCAGATGGGCGGGCGGGTGCGCGGCGCGGGCACCAAAGAGATCACGATCGAAGGCGTCAAGGAGCTGCACGGCACGGAGTTCCGCGTCGATCCCGATCGCATTGAGGCGGGTACATTCGCCGTGGCGGCCGCGATCACGCAGGGCGACCTGTACCTGCGCGGCGCCATTGAAGAGCACACCCAGCCGGTCATGCGCAAGCTGGCCGAAGCGGGCGTTGAGATCCGCTTTGACGACGACGGCGTTCGGGTCCGCGCGCCGCGCACGCCGCTTCAGGCCGTGCATGTGAGCGCGAGCCCGCATCCGGGCTTCCCCACGGACATGCAGCCCCCGCTGGCGGCGCTGCTGACCCTGGCGAACGGCACCTCCAGCATCACCGAAACCGTCTACGAACGCCGCTTCAAGTATATCTATGAGCTGGCGCGTATGGGCGCGAATATTAAAGCCGAGGCGGGCGTGGCGATTATCGTCGGCGTCCCCCGGCTGACCGGAGCTCCCGTGGCCGGCTCGGACCTGCGCGCCACAGCCGCGCTGGTGCTGGCGGGGCTGGCGGCGGACGGCGAGTCGGAAGTCAGCGGGATTGACTTTCTCGACCGGGGCTATGAAGCCTTTGTGGAAAAATTGAGCGCCGTGGGCGCGACGGTTCGACGCGAAGAAAACGATCGGGCGGAAGCGGCAGAGACGCAGCCTTCCGGAAAGGTGGCTGGGTGTTCCGTTTAA
- a CDS encoding rod shape-determining protein — MFRLSQDIGIDLGTANVLVYVRGKGIIMREPSVVAVYIPTRKIKEVGEKAREMLGRTPVNIAAVRPMVDGVIADYTTTQQMLEYIFHKVCGAKRVFKPRVLIAVPSGVTSVEKRAVKQAALAAGAREAWTIEEAKAAAIGAGLPIKEPGGNMVVDIGGGTTDIAVLSLDGIVLSRSIRIGGMKLDEVIMRHVRTQYNLAIGDRTAEEIKITIGSATNLEQEIGMEVRGRDLISGLPQTIEVSSQEIRECMVEPISQIVSRVKNVLEKTPPELASDIIERGIILTGGTAMLRGLDRLIAEATQVPTRVANDPLSCVAIGTGKYLEEHRDVPEEFHYAA; from the coding sequence GTGTTCCGTTTAAGTCAGGATATCGGGATCGATTTGGGGACGGCTAACGTCCTCGTCTACGTACGCGGCAAGGGAATCATTATGCGCGAACCGTCCGTGGTGGCGGTTTATATTCCCACGCGCAAAATCAAGGAAGTCGGGGAGAAGGCGCGCGAGATGCTCGGGCGCACCCCTGTCAACATCGCCGCCGTCCGCCCCATGGTGGACGGCGTTATTGCCGACTACACCACCACGCAGCAGATGCTGGAATATATCTTCCACAAAGTCTGCGGCGCCAAGCGAGTCTTCAAGCCGCGTGTGCTGATCGCCGTCCCCAGCGGCGTCACGAGCGTCGAAAAGCGCGCCGTGAAGCAGGCGGCGCTCGCCGCCGGCGCGCGTGAAGCCTGGACGATTGAAGAGGCCAAAGCGGCCGCGATCGGAGCCGGCCTGCCCATCAAAGAGCCGGGCGGCAATATGGTGGTCGATATCGGCGGCGGCACCACCGACATCGCGGTTCTGTCCCTGGACGGCATCGTCCTGTCGCGCAGTATCCGTATCGGCGGCATGAAGCTGGACGAAGTGATCATGCGCCACGTCCGGACCCAGTACAACCTGGCGATCGGGGACCGCACCGCTGAGGAGATCAAGATCACCATCGGCAGCGCCACCAACCTGGAGCAGGAAATTGGAATGGAAGTGCGTGGGCGCGACCTGATCAGCGGCCTGCCGCAGACCATCGAAGTGAGCTCCCAGGAGATCCGCGAGTGTATGGTCGAGCCGATCAGCCAGATCGTCAGCCGCGTCAAAAACGTGCTGGAGAAGACGCCGCCGGAGTTGGCGTCGGACATCATTGAACGAGGGATCATCCTCACGGGAGGCACCGCCATGCTGCGCGGCCTCGACCGATTGATTGCGGAGGCGACCCAGGTCCCCACGCGTGTGGCCAATGATCCGCTGTCCTGTGTCGCCATCGGCACCGGCAAATACCTTGAGGAGCATCGAGATGTCCCGGAAGAATTCCATTACGCGGCTTAG
- a CDS encoding S-layer homology domain-containing protein: MSRKNSITRLSAILLGAAALAAGTAFAAPKDVPQNHWAAKSVDSVTTKRILTPNAKGNFDGDKPVTRYELAVALDRFVQYIEAGRKPLHPTSRNTKAILPAKANTEQKAALARLASADFIPANSPLLKNDDRIVTAKELKASLSAVVIRLSDRAIAPQKD; this comes from the coding sequence ATGTCCCGGAAGAATTCCATTACGCGGCTTAGCGCCATATTGCTGGGCGCAGCCGCCCTCGCCGCCGGAACCGCGTTCGCCGCGCCTAAAGATGTCCCCCAGAACCATTGGGCCGCGAAGTCCGTGGACAGTGTCACCACCAAGCGGATCCTGACGCCGAACGCCAAGGGAAATTTCGACGGCGATAAGCCGGTCACCCGCTATGAACTGGCCGTGGCTCTCGATCGCTTCGTGCAGTACATCGAAGCGGGCCGCAAGCCGCTCCATCCGACAAGCCGCAATACCAAGGCGATTTTGCCGGCGAAGGCAAACACGGAGCAAAAAGCGGCGCTGGCCCGCCTCGCCTCCGCCGACTTCATTCCCGCGAACTCGCCTCTGCTGAAGAATGACGACCGAATCGTGACCGCCAAGGAACTCAAAGCCTCTTTGTCCGCCGTCGTGATCCGCCTGTCCGACCGCGCCATCGCCCCGCAAAAAGATTAG
- a CDS encoding HlyD family secretion protein, translating to MAEQVTQTAGTAPRTERAPEGPAPASNGTNGTSAPQAPPPANNATEEKKAPMNPAKKGIIGIVVAIAVVIALIFGLRYYHYSQTHVGTDDAYVTGDLVNVSPIVSGTLIKLTKQEGDIVKKGELIARLDDSGPLANLQQAKQAYLSAQSQIPQAEANLQYQIASTNANIQHAQAAIQAQNAKVQGARAQQDLTTRTLNSQIDQAQTQVTVAQAQAAQVESQLAGAQANLAAMQQGVTTDRHAADVAESAIESAQANLDKTRADDTRYAALLKSEAVTQQQYDVVHAAYLTAQAQLRGARQQVQQARSLVAQQQSAVKQAAAAVESARKAATASQQQVKVASAGVSLAQANAPSVSVQQNNVENSSNLATQAEADLATAKAGEQQVNARRQEIETLKVQVAQAKAALDSAQVLENDTYIYAPSDGKVVKKAVNEGAALSPGQTIVTMTTGGSVWVSANFKETQLRDVRAGQPAEVDVDAFPGKVFHGKVQSINEATGASTALLPPDNATGNFTKVVQRVPVKIILTPATSGDDKNAATAEDIANLRQGMSVNATIETADH from the coding sequence GTGGCAGAACAGGTAACACAAACAGCTGGGACCGCCCCCCGAACGGAGCGCGCTCCCGAAGGACCAGCGCCCGCCAGCAACGGGACCAATGGAACGAGCGCGCCCCAGGCGCCGCCTCCGGCCAATAACGCGACGGAAGAGAAGAAAGCGCCGATGAATCCCGCCAAGAAGGGCATCATCGGGATCGTCGTCGCGATTGCCGTCGTGATCGCGCTCATCTTCGGTCTTCGCTACTATCACTACAGCCAGACGCATGTCGGCACCGACGACGCTTATGTCACGGGCGATCTCGTGAACGTCAGCCCGATCGTCTCCGGCACCCTGATCAAGCTGACGAAGCAGGAAGGCGATATCGTCAAGAAGGGCGAACTGATCGCTCGTCTCGACGACAGCGGCCCGCTCGCCAATTTGCAGCAGGCCAAGCAAGCCTACCTCTCGGCGCAAAGCCAGATCCCGCAGGCGGAAGCGAACCTACAATACCAGATTGCCAGCACAAACGCGAATATCCAGCACGCGCAGGCCGCCATCCAGGCGCAGAACGCCAAGGTTCAGGGCGCACGCGCCCAGCAGGATCTGACGACCCGCACGCTGAACAGCCAGATCGACCAGGCTCAAACCCAGGTCACGGTGGCCCAGGCCCAGGCGGCTCAGGTCGAATCGCAGCTGGCCGGGGCCCAGGCAAACCTCGCCGCAATGCAGCAGGGCGTCACGACCGACCGGCACGCGGCCGACGTCGCGGAATCCGCGATTGAATCCGCCCAGGCGAACCTGGACAAGACGCGCGCCGACGACACCCGTTACGCCGCGCTTCTGAAATCGGAAGCCGTGACGCAGCAGCAGTACGACGTGGTCCACGCGGCCTACCTGACGGCGCAGGCTCAGCTTCGCGGCGCCCGCCAGCAGGTGCAGCAGGCGCGTTCCTTGGTCGCCCAGCAGCAGTCCGCCGTCAAACAGGCGGCGGCCGCCGTCGAAAGCGCCCGCAAGGCCGCGACCGCGTCGCAGCAGCAGGTCAAGGTCGCGAGCGCCGGAGTCAGCCTGGCCCAGGCCAACGCGCCGTCCGTCAGCGTCCAGCAGAACAACGTGGAAAACAGCTCCAACCTCGCCACGCAGGCAGAGGCCGATCTCGCCACCGCGAAGGCGGGCGAGCAGCAGGTCAATGCGCGCAGGCAGGAGATTGAAACGCTGAAGGTGCAGGTCGCTCAGGCCAAAGCCGCGCTCGATTCCGCGCAGGTTCTGGAGAACGACACGTACATCTACGCGCCGAGCGACGGCAAGGTCGTCAAGAAGGCGGTCAACGAAGGCGCGGCGCTTTCACCCGGCCAGACGATCGTGACGATGACCACGGGCGGCAGCGTCTGGGTCAGCGCCAACTTCAAGGAAACGCAGCTCCGCGATGTCCGCGCCGGTCAGCCGGCCGAAGTCGATGTGGATGCGTTCCCGGGCAAGGTCTTCCACGGCAAGGTGCAGAGCATCAACGAAGCGACCGGCGCCTCCACCGCGCTTCTGCCGCCGGACAACGCCACGGGCAACTTCACCAAGGTCGTCCAGCGCGTCCCGGTCAAGATTATCCTGACGCCGGCGACCAGCGGCGATGACAAAAACGCCGCCACCGCCGAGGACATCGCCAACCTCCGCCAAGGAATGTCCGTCAACGCAACGATCGAGACGGCGGATCACTAA
- a CDS encoding TolC family protein, translating into MKRVLFSEIAAAIFGVSVISGGTAAWAQQGGGAGAGNGAAAGAAGNGAGAAGNGAAGAAPGANAGTAGAGGAGVSGAPGSNTAAAGQGAANGPAATNSPNAGTAPANAGGNPNGAGVSGNGGVTSGTMGNTSQGNLGGSRISTLKGTDWDLNRTIAAAYESSSDLQIAQRNTEIDQKRANQKADEGHPNIEGRASATRFDQKTKVSIGGTPPVEVLGSHTETLELGISQRLDLTGQIKAATDQATLQKLADEFQVKRIRNDRSLRAETVYYNLLRAQHQMQVAQASLTTALEQQRIAQQLNGQQVGQKVDVLRANTQVANAQTELRRTQNNASIARTSFNDLVGQPLATEVVLSDLPGVSVGQATPSATATTTEPETPLFASPTAEVTAIDVNKDLQTAYTQRPDVLAQQVNVRVAEKGIKLAHAGLEPDFRLNAAGDYYPTTSFQSPRQRTAAITASITIPFYDGGVTRDKVSEAKLETENAKTTLDSLKSDVSLDVSQAYLNLTTAAAQIDNANSALQQAIKTRDLALLRYRGEVALYLEVTDAQAALQAAENNQINAVYDYQVAQAEYRHALGVLSGGQSQ; encoded by the coding sequence TTGAAACGAGTTTTGTTCAGCGAGATCGCCGCGGCGATCTTCGGCGTATCCGTTATCAGCGGCGGCACGGCGGCGTGGGCGCAGCAAGGCGGCGGCGCGGGCGCCGGGAATGGCGCGGCGGCCGGCGCGGCCGGTAACGGAGCCGGAGCGGCGGGCAATGGAGCGGCGGGAGCGGCGCCGGGCGCCAATGCGGGAACCGCCGGAGCGGGCGGAGCGGGCGTTTCCGGAGCGCCGGGATCCAATACGGCCGCTGCCGGCCAGGGCGCGGCGAACGGCCCGGCGGCGACGAACTCGCCTAACGCGGGAACGGCTCCGGCGAACGCCGGCGGCAATCCCAATGGAGCGGGCGTCTCGGGAAACGGCGGCGTAACTTCCGGAACTATGGGTAATACATCTCAAGGAAATCTGGGCGGGTCGCGGATTTCGACCCTCAAAGGCACGGATTGGGATTTGAACAGGACGATCGCCGCCGCGTATGAGAGCAGCAGCGACTTGCAGATCGCGCAGCGCAATACGGAGATCGACCAGAAGCGGGCCAACCAGAAGGCGGACGAAGGGCATCCGAACATTGAAGGACGCGCGTCGGCAACCCGCTTCGATCAAAAAACCAAGGTTTCGATCGGCGGCACGCCGCCGGTGGAAGTCCTCGGCAGCCACACCGAAACGCTGGAGCTCGGGATTTCCCAGCGTCTGGACTTAACCGGCCAGATCAAAGCGGCGACCGATCAGGCGACATTGCAGAAGCTTGCGGATGAGTTCCAGGTGAAGCGTATCCGTAACGACCGATCGCTGCGCGCGGAAACAGTTTATTACAACCTGCTGCGAGCCCAGCACCAGATGCAGGTCGCTCAGGCGAGCCTCACGACGGCGCTGGAGCAGCAGCGGATCGCCCAGCAGCTCAACGGACAGCAGGTCGGGCAGAAGGTCGATGTGCTGCGCGCCAACACGCAGGTGGCGAACGCCCAGACGGAGCTCCGGCGCACGCAGAACAACGCCAGCATCGCGCGCACCAGCTTTAACGACCTGGTGGGACAGCCGCTCGCCACCGAAGTCGTGCTGAGCGATCTGCCGGGCGTGTCGGTCGGTCAGGCGACGCCGTCCGCGACGGCGACGACGACGGAACCAGAAACCCCGCTCTTCGCGTCGCCGACGGCCGAAGTGACGGCGATCGATGTGAACAAAGATCTTCAGACCGCCTATACCCAGCGCCCGGATGTGCTTGCCCAGCAAGTCAATGTCCGTGTCGCCGAAAAAGGGATCAAGCTCGCGCATGCCGGGTTGGAGCCGGACTTTCGATTGAACGCGGCCGGAGATTACTATCCGACCACCTCATTCCAGAGCCCGCGCCAGCGGACAGCGGCCATCACCGCTTCGATCACCATTCCGTTTTATGACGGCGGCGTGACGCGGGACAAAGTTTCGGAAGCAAAGCTGGAGACGGAGAACGCGAAGACAACTCTGGATTCCCTGAAATCCGATGTCAGTCTCGACGTCAGCCAGGCGTACCTGAACCTGACGACGGCGGCCGCGCAGATCGACAATGCGAACAGCGCGCTGCAGCAGGCGATCAAGACACGAGATCTGGCGCTCCTTCGATACCGCGGCGAAGTCGCCCTTTATTTGGAAGTCACCGATGCGCAGGCCGCGCTCCAAGCGGCGGAAAACAATCAAATCAACGCGGTTTACGACTATCAAGTCGCGCAAGCCGAATATCGCCACGCTCTCGGCGTCCTGAGCGGCGGCCAGAGCCAGTAA
- a CDS encoding TetR/AcrR family transcriptional regulator, with protein MARVQQADIRHKILEAASERLWHYGFKKTTIDEIAADAGVGKGTVYLYFDSKEDIALTIVAQFKETSLGKMQGVVQNSEMTPAEKLKEMLILPMVDTHHICTQSPHTQEMVAAVRPHMQARMRPYIEQERELIAEVLEEGNRKGVFDVPDTATAARSLKYMVAGFWPPFPCVTELEEKKHEMGLIVDLVVRGLRKR; from the coding sequence ATGGCGCGTGTACAGCAGGCCGATATCCGGCACAAAATCCTTGAAGCGGCGTCCGAACGGCTTTGGCATTACGGCTTCAAAAAGACGACCATCGACGAAATCGCCGCCGACGCCGGTGTCGGCAAGGGGACTGTATATCTTTACTTCGACAGCAAGGAAGATATCGCCCTGACGATCGTCGCGCAGTTCAAAGAAACAAGTTTGGGTAAGATGCAGGGGGTCGTTCAAAACAGTGAAATGACGCCGGCGGAGAAACTCAAGGAGATGCTGATTCTGCCGATGGTGGACACGCACCACATCTGCACGCAATCTCCCCATACGCAGGAGATGGTGGCCGCCGTGCGTCCCCATATGCAGGCCCGGATGCGGCCGTACATCGAGCAGGAGCGTGAGCTGATCGCCGAGGTGCTGGAGGAAGGGAACCGCAAAGGCGTTTTTGACGTTCCGGACACAGCGACCGCGGCGCGTTCCCTCAAATATATGGTGGCCGGATTCTGGCCCCCGTTCCCCTGCGTTACTGAGCTGGAAGAGAAAAAGCATGAGATGGGGTTGATTGTCGACCTCGTCGTGCGAGGATTGCGCAAGCGTTAA
- a CDS encoding PhzF family phenazine biosynthesis protein → MTLDLGHGVSEYYHVDSFTSERFQGNPAGVILTRALPAEETMRRIAGELQLESAFAAPSGNADCDYAVAYYTGVTRIPLCGHDTIALGSVLAHKGELPEGGALRISTDVGVLELRHLAAGWIQMSQAKPWFGEIVDARGLADALEIDAEVLNGASPQVVSTGTPFLIASVKDRAALNALGEGTSRLAEYLAALPGSPVGLYCWALSDLAPETEAIRTRCFCPGAGLPEDPVTGSASGAFGAYLTARKLVEPGVISIWQGNINVRTGHVRVECDGESVRVSGQGTIIVRGEL, encoded by the coding sequence ATGACTCTGGATTTGGGGCATGGCGTTTCTGAATATTACCATGTGGACTCGTTTACGTCCGAGCGGTTTCAGGGCAATCCCGCCGGCGTGATTTTGACGCGGGCGCTTCCTGCGGAAGAGACGATGCGGCGGATCGCCGGCGAGTTGCAATTGGAGAGCGCATTCGCCGCTCCCTCGGGCAACGCCGACTGTGATTATGCTGTGGCGTACTACACCGGCGTCACACGCATTCCGCTCTGCGGTCACGATACGATCGCGCTTGGCTCCGTCCTCGCGCATAAAGGCGAACTGCCGGAGGGTGGGGCGCTGCGTATCTCCACGGATGTTGGCGTATTGGAGCTGCGCCACCTCGCAGCCGGCTGGATTCAAATGTCGCAGGCGAAGCCATGGTTTGGGGAAATCGTGGACGCGCGCGGCCTTGCCGACGCACTGGAAATTGACGCCGAGGTTTTGAATGGCGCGTCCCCGCAGGTCGTTTCGACCGGAACGCCGTTCCTCATTGCATCCGTCAAAGACCGCGCGGCGCTGAACGCGCTGGGCGAGGGAACCAGCCGCCTTGCGGAGTATCTCGCCGCTCTACCCGGCAGCCCCGTCGGCCTCTACTGCTGGGCGCTCTCCGACCTTGCGCCGGAAACGGAAGCGATCCGCACGCGCTGCTTTTGCCCAGGCGCGGGCCTGCCGGAGGACCCGGTAACTGGCTCGGCCAGCGGCGCGTTTGGCGCTTATCTTACGGCGCGCAAGCTTGTAGAGCCTGGCGTAATCTCCATTTGGCAGGGAAACATCAACGTACGGACGGGACACGTGCGCGTGGAATGCGATGGGGAAAGCGTGCGCGTGAGCGGGCAGGGGACGATTATCGTGCGCGGGGAATTGTAG